AGTTTTGTATTTTCTGTAGATTTGCTAAGAAACAAGAGAAATGAAGAACCAAACTGTGGAGATAGTGTTCATTTTGCTTGGACTGACAGGTGACCCTCAGCTACAAATTctgattttcctgtttctgtttttcaattaCATCTTGAGCCTGATGGGGAACTTAGTGATCATCCTTCTCACCCTGCTGGATCCCCACCTCAAGACTCCAATGTATTTCTTTCTCCGGAATTTCTCCTTCTTAGAAATTGCATTCACCACAGTTTGCATCCCCAGGTTCCTGACGAGCATTCTCTCAGGAGAGAAAACAATTTTGTACAATGCTTGTGCAGCTCaattattcttcttttttttgctaGGGACCACAGAGTTCTACCTCCTGGCTGCCATGTCCTATGATCGCTATGTTGCCATCTGCAGACCACTGCACTACCCCATCATCATGAACAGCAAAGTGTGTCACCTGCTGGTCATCAGCTCCTGGGTGACAGGGTTCTTAGTCATCTTCCCCCCTTTGCTCTTGGGACTCAAGCTGGATTTCTGTGCTTCCAAAACTGTCGATCACTTTGTATGTGACACTTCTGTCCTTCAGCTGTCTTGCACAGACACACGTTTAATAGAGTTGATGGCTTTTGTCTTGGCTGTGATGACACTGGTCATCACCTTGATCTTAGTGATCCTCTCTTACACATTCATTATCAAAACCATCCTCAAGTTCCCTTCAGCTCAACAACGGAGAAAGGCCTTTTCCACCTGCTCCTCACACATGGTTGTTGTCTCTATTACTTATGGGAGTTGTATCTTCATGTACATGAAAACATCAGCCAAGGAAAGGGTGACTCTAAATAAAGGTGTAGCTGTGCTCAACACTTCTGTGGCCCCTTTGCTAAACCCTTTCATTTACACCCTCAGGAACCAGCAGGTGAAAGAAGCTTTCAAACAGGTACTTCAcagattttgttcttttaaaaaccatgagacaagatttaaacataaataatacCTTGTTGAAACATGAACTACTCTCAAATGTATTAGTTGTGATCTAAGCCAATTCAATTATTGAGTGTTTTAGTCACTTGTTTGCTAATCCTGTCTGAGTgcttctggtttttcttttagcACAGCTTCCTAACTGAGAGAGATGAAAATGCTTTCTCAAAATCAGAAtattaaattatatgtttatagaGGAATTCTCATGAACTTTCATGTACATGTACTAAAGTTGATTCAACTAAAACTTGCTAGATTTTACAAGTTAAGCTTTTGTGCATGGATTATATTGTAAGATACACAGATAAAATGATGGTTACAACGTAGCATATTTGGGATTGTCACAGCAGATAGAAAATTTAGTAATTTGATCCATGTGGTGGTgacgaatgcctttaatcccagaactccagaggcagatcccagtggatctctgtgagtttgaggctacccttgCCTATAGAgtttgttccaggaaaggcctAAAGTGACACACAAAATCCCTGTgtagaaaaaccacaaaaagaaaaaagaaagaaagaaatttagtaatttgaaaaataaactaaaggaGGAAACATCACTTCCAGCAAACCCtggtaaataaataaggaaaatatagtTTCCTATTATGAATTGCATTAAATACGTCAAAGAATTGGAAATCTGTTGTAAAAATTTCCCTGAAAAAGTACGTTGAGAGTGTATTATTTTGTTAGCTTGATTTGATGATGTTTTGCTTTAAATAATTAAACTCTGAGTGTTGTACTAATTATTTTTCTGGCTCATGATTTGTAGATATTGAGGGTGATGGTAACCCAAAAAAAGTCATTATTGTGTTCTTCTTCTGTACCTTGGTTTGAGACTATTTCTGTCTATTAAACTAAAATCAGGAGATAAAATGTCTTTATCAATTCAGATTGTGTCAATTTTCAcaaatttaattatgtattttaatacagtaatataaaataattttaaacactaGTACTAGACTAGTGCGCACCCATGAGCACCTAGAGGACACCACAACAAATCTTTCCCTCTGCTTATTCTAGTCATGCTGTGCCACTACCCATCTCCATCTGGGGTCTTTGGTGATTCTTCATTAGTCTCACCTTTCTGGACTCTCATAGGAAATAACAGCACACTTGGCAGTGTATGTCTGCCCTTAGCTGTCTCCAGTTTACATGCTTCAGTTTCCCATGCTTCTCCATGAATCTGCTCTGATCTTCTGTAGTAGTGTGGCCACTGTGCTCTTGTGGTAGACCACTTTCCTCCCTTTGTCTCAACAGTTTGCCAATATCATTCCCTGAGCAACCAACTCACAAGAATGAATCATTTACCTCAATTGGATTAAGAATATGAAGAACCTTCAGGCTCTGaaagactctgtctttctagtatgcctttatagaaaaataaaaagtacaccTGCCAGCTAAGAAACAATTCATAATAAAAAACAGCTCCAATATATCTTAGGGGTTCCATTCTCAGAGAGGAGAAGCTTATGAAATTTTCTCTGGTGAATAAGATTGAAAATTTCCACTAGGGCACATTCCACATTCTTTTGCTCCTTTTAGAACACACCTCAGCTGGAAATTAGGACtcagtttgtttacattttttgcAATGAGTTCCAATATAAGCCCTCCAACCAGGTAGGTTGCCACCTGCAgacctttctctctgttttcccagATGCAATCCTCCAGTATCAGCCCCAGCTCTTCAGCAGAACACCATAGGCAGCCTTCCCTGTCTTCCTGGTCCCATCCCCTGTGGATCTCAGACATCTTCCACTTctagccttcctcctcccacttgtTGCTTTTCCCAGACCCCCAACTCCAGCTGGTAtccctgcttcccagagtcaCCCATCCCAAGGCAACAATTCAGCTAAAGGTGGACCCAGACCCCTCCGACTACTCCTGAAAGCCAATGACCCTAGTCTCATTCCAGCTCTATAGCAGGAAACCTGTAgtgctctccctttcctctctgacccccaTCCTGAACAGATGACAAAAATCTTCTCCTCCAAACTTCCTTCCCCAACTCATCCCAATATCACCCTTCACAAAactctattttctatttattaataaattttatctttcattttacataccagtcacagatccccctcttctcttctcccacccctttacccctcccccacccactcacctctcattccctcctacaagaaggtaaggcctcccaaaCTCTATTTCAAATGGATCAAAACCCTCAACTTTAAACCAGATACACTAAATCTGATAAAAGTAAAAGTGGAAAATAACCTTAAACTTATTGGCACAAAAAGAGatattctgaacagaacaccattagcagaGGCACAAAGATAAACAATTAGTAAATGTGACCACATGAATATTAAAAGCTTCTGTCAGGCATAAGACACTGTCCTTTGGACAAAGTGAACTGTACAGAGATGAACCACATGTTTGCCAACTAGATATCTACAAAGGGCTAATATCCAACATATataaaggactttaaaaaaactagatatcaagaaaaaaacaattaatcatggagtacagatctaaacagaattttcaaaaggGGACACtaaatggttgagaaacatttaaagaaatgatcaACGTCCTTAACAtctagaaaatgcaaatcaaacctattttcagatttcatcttaaacccattcagaatggctaagatcaataaagttgctaatgctggcaaggatgtggaataaggggaacactcctccaataCTGTGGGAGTGCATACTTGCACCGTTACTATGGAAATCGGTGTGGTATTTCCTCAGGATGATAGAAATCTCCCACAAGATCCAACTATTCCagtctttggcatatacccaaaagatgctttaccctaccacaaggacacttgctcaaaaaCTTCATTGATCTTCTTTTCAGAATAGCCAGAAATGGGACCCAAACTAGATGTCCCACCACAgaagaacagataaaaaaaatgtggtgcattaTCTAATAGGGTATTACTTAGCCATTtaaaaagtgacatcatgaaattcacagttGAATGACTAGAACTAGAAATAATCACCCTGAGTGAGATctcccagatccagaaagaaaaatatggtatgtatttgtttGTGAATGCTGTGGATGTTGGTCATTAAGTCAATATTAACCAAGCTACAACCCATAGAACTGCAGACTTTAGGTAAAGAATAAGGTTTATGAGGgacagatctcattaggaaagggatATAGAATAGTTATTATGCATGGATGGTGTGGCTGGAATAGAAGCATCAAGTGGGTGGGGGAGGATAGAGAGGGGATGAGGCAAA
This is a stretch of genomic DNA from Peromyscus leucopus breed LL Stock chromosome 18, UCI_PerLeu_2.1, whole genome shotgun sequence. It encodes these proteins:
- the LOC114683533 gene encoding olfactory receptor 6C6-like — its product is MKNQTVEIVFILLGLTGDPQLQILIFLFLFFNYILSLMGNLVIILLTLLDPHLKTPMYFFLRNFSFLEIAFTTVCIPRFLTSILSGEKTILYNACAAQLFFFFLLGTTEFYLLAAMSYDRYVAICRPLHYPIIMNSKVCHLLVISSWVTGFLVIFPPLLLGLKLDFCASKTVDHFVCDTSVLQLSCTDTRLIELMAFVLAVMTLVITLILVILSYTFIIKTILKFPSAQQRRKAFSTCSSHMVVVSITYGSCIFMYMKTSAKERVTLNKGVAVLNTSVAPLLNPFIYTLRNQQVKEAFKQVLHRFCSFKNHETRFKHK